One genomic region from Anopheles bellator chromosome 2, idAnoBellAS_SP24_06.2, whole genome shotgun sequence encodes:
- the LOC131208986 gene encoding translocon-associated protein subunit alpha — protein MKKFLVFLLLVLPAVLLTANTGPNPFAFATEDELDEELVDVETEDGAVVADEVESEDEPETTKSPDADTFLLFTRPLHASGSQLELPAGYPVEFLVGFANKGQFEDFVVETVEASFRYSMDFNYFIQNFSAVAFNREVKPGHEATVSYSFLPSESFAGRPFGLNIALNYRDSRGNQFSEAVFNETIQITEIDEGLDGETFFLYVFLAAIVILLLVLGQQFLGSYGKRKRTTTTRKVVETGTTNSKDVDYEWIPAETLKQLQNSPKSGKISPKQSPRQRKAKAQAAS, from the exons ATGAAGAAATTTCTCGTGTTCTTGCTCCTCGTTTTGCCAGCTGTTCTACTAACAGCGAATACCG GCCCAAACCCCTTCGCCTTTGCCACGGAAGACGAATTGGACGAAGAGCTGGTCGATGTGGAAACGGAAGATGGAGCAGTCGTGGCAGACGAAGTTGAGTCCGAGGATGAACCTGAGACAACGAAATCTCCCGACGCCGATACATTCCTTCTTTTTACGAGACCTCTGCATGCATCAGGTTCTCAACTTGAGCTTCCTGCCGGCTATCCAGTAGAATTCCTAGTCGGTTTTGCCAACAAAGGCCAGTTCGAAGACTTTGTCGTGGAAACGGTGGAAGCATCCTTCCGCTACTCGATGGATTTCAACTATTTCATTCAGAACTTCTCCGCGGTCGCGTTTAATCGTGAAGTGAAACCGGGTCACGAGGCAACCGTATCTTACTCATTTCTTCCGTCGGAAAGCTTTGCCGGGCGTCCATTTGGTCTAAACATTGCTTTGAATTATCGCGACAGCCGCGGTAATCAGTTCTCTGAAGCGGTTTTCAACGAAACAATTCAGATCACCGAAATCGACGAGGGACTTGATGGAGAGACCTTCTTCTTGTATGTATTTTTGGCGGCTATCGTTATTTTGCTGCTGGTACTCGGTCAACAGTTCTTGGGATCGTACGGTAAGCGAAAACGCACAACAACCACTCGCAAGGTCGTTGAAACGGGTACAACCAATTCCAAAGACGTAGATTACGAATGGATTCCAGCTGAAACTCTGAAACAATTAC aAAACTCTCCAAAAAGTGGCAAAATTTCTCCAAAACAGAGCCCACGGCAGCGAAAAGCTAAAGCTCAGGCAGCTTCCTAG
- the LOC131212088 gene encoding juvenile hormone esterase-like: MLKFVVLASLAVIASHAQDASRPIINTNGGQIQGITSSCGLFCSYFAFNGIPYAQPPTGEYRFRNPRPHTGWQGVKDGSEHRSTCPSGGFLGGVSGSEDCLYLNVYTQNLIGSRPVMVWIHGGSFTGGSGDSWIYGPDNLVPEDVVVVTINYRLGILGFFSTDDTHAAGNWGMKDCVMALQWVRNNIAAFGGDPNNVTIFGESAGGVAVHFLVLSNKAAGLFHKAIAQSGTALSPWAFQYQPRELAYRLADRFGYSHDSAQLVQSLRQTSLERLIDAQEGWLDIEVPRGFKPFDFVPNAEPVNSPEETFLTQLPIDVMNAGTFNHVPFIAGYTSLESMFMVYEHTIDSTVWDAFTRNPDYFVPHFWNIQRGTPAASAVSQTFRNTYWQDRPLGPNIMLEWLRFHTDQQFIYGVDKTVRVHAQRSTAPVYYYQFSFDGDLNLVKRLLLLGNWPGAMHADDIPYLWSVTDLTISPILPTNHARTVSNRFVRLFTNFARFGNPTPNAVDTLLQNQQWQPVGSTIHFMDIGHDLVTGINPNGARTSVWHNLEASYANDPFRFPRN, from the exons ATGCTTAAGTTTGTGGTGCTTGCATCACTAGCGGTGATCGCTAGTCATGCACAGGATGCG TCTCGTCCAATTATTAACACTAATGGAGGCCAAATTCAAGGCATAACGTCGAGCTGCGGACTCTTCTGTAGCTACTTCGCATTCAACGGAATTCCGTATGCTCAGCCTCCGACCGGAGAGTATCGGTTCCGCAATCCGCGTCCGCACACTGGCTGGCAAGGCGTTAAGGATGGTAGCGAACACCGGAGCACGTGTCCTTCCGGTGGATTTTTGGGAGGCGTTTCCGGAAGTGAAGACTGTTTGTACTTGAACGTTTACACACAGAATCTGATCGGTTCGCGGCCAGTCATGGTTTGGATTCATGGCGGATCCTTTACCGGTGGTTCGGGTGACTCATGGATTTACGGACCAGACAATTTGGTACCGGAagacgtggtggtggtgacgatTAACTACCGCTTAGGTATACTCGGCTTCTTCAGCACGGACGATACGCATGCCGCAGGCAACTGGGGAATGAAGGATTGCGTAATGGCTCTGCAGTGGGTACGCAATAATATTGCTGCGTTTGGTGGCGATCCCAACAATGTGACCATTTTCGGTGAAAGTGCCGGTGGTGTAGCCGTACACTTCCTAGTGCTGTCCAACAAGGCCGCCGGGTTATTCCACAAAGCAATCGCACAGTCCGGTACAGCGTTGTCACCTTGGGCCTTCCAGTATCAGCCCCGTGAACTCGCCTATCGACTAGCCGATCGGTTTGGGTATTCGCACGATAGTGCTCAGTTGGTTCAGAGTTTGCGGCAAACGTCGTTGGAACGCTTGATTGATGCTCAAGAAGGATGGCTAGACATTGAAGTGCCCCGCGGATTTAAACCATTTGATTTTGTGCCCAACGCCGAGCCAGTAAACTCGCCGGAAGAAACGTTCCTGACGCAGCTACCAATCGACGTCATGAATGCTGGCACATTCAACCACGTTCCATTCATCGCCGGATACACGAGCTTGGAGAGTATGTTCATGGTTTACGAACACACCATCGACAGCACCGTATGGGATGCATTTACCCGCAATCCCGACTACTTCGTACCGCACTTTTGGAATATTCAGCGTGGAACTCCCGCGGCATCTGCTGTCAGCCAAACTTTCCGTAACACATACTGGCAGGATCGTCCGCTTGGGCCGAATATTATGTTGGAGTGGTTGAGATTCCACACTGACCAGCAGTTCATCTACGGAGTCGATAAGACGGTGCGGGTGCACGCTCAGCGATCGACAGCCCCTGTGTATTACTATCAGTTCAGCTTCGATGGTGATCTCAATTTAGTCAAACGTCTTCTACTGCTGGGTAACTGGCCCGGCGCGATGCACGCAGACGACATTCCATACTTGTGGTCTGTAACCGATCTTACCATCTCACCAATTCTGCCAACAAATCATGCACGCACCGTAAGCAATCGGTTCGTACGGTTGTTTACAAACTTTGCCCGATTCGGCAATCCAACACCAAATGCAGTTGATACGTTGCTTCAAAACCAACAGTGGCAACCGGTCGGTTCAACCATACACTTCATGGACATCGGCCACGACCTTGTGACCGGCATCAATCCCAATGGAGCGCGGACCTCCGTGTGGCACAATCTAGAAGCCAGTTACGCCAACGATCCATTCCGCTTCCCGCGAAACTAA
- the LOC131212416 gene encoding calmodulin — protein sequence MARYFKEQDVTEFRECFYLFARSGHITTLDELTVIMRSLGLSPTMQELTQYLKKKNGRMSFADFLEVMHQHSRVENLPDEVVQAFKAGDKGGRGTIPARQLRHLLQNWGEGLSYREVDNIFREANVSGNGHVRYTDFVRVACAPVPDYY from the exons atg GCCCGCTATTTCAAAGAACAAGACGTGACTG AATTTCGTGAATGTTTTtacctcttcgcacgttctgGTCACATTACTACTCTGGATGAGCTAACGGTAATTATGCGATCGCTGGGACTGTCTCCAACGATGCAAGAGTTGACCCAGTAtctgaagaagaagaatggtCGAATGAGTTTCGCCGATTTTCTGGAAGTCATGCATCAACATTCGCGTGTTGAAAATCTCCCCGACGAAGTGGTACAGGCTTTCAAAGCGGGAGACAAAGGTGGTCGCGGCACCATTCCGGCCCGTCAGCTGCGACATCTATTGCAAAATTGGGGGGAAGGGCTATCGTACCGTGAG GTGGACAACATATTCCGTGAGGCAAACGTGTCAGGGAATGGGCATGTACGTTACACTGATTTCGTGCGTGTAGCTTGTGCGCCAGTTCCAGACTACTACTGA
- the LOC131212415 gene encoding uncharacterized protein LOC131212415: MERKLLYAFRGWIAFVAFMDLGTAFRCYIERRSFLGDHSETQFIEGDYTISRILGIYCILKAVALVHCTLYIHYKPVVSMGGCSLAITMMLYITEALYFRSTTLNFYVIFPCVLNSITLMGLLYIPRKLRLWEHRNGSDNDDENSQLLKQMGGFKKRRTHKNKTP, from the exons atggaacgaaaGTTGCTGTATGCATTTCGAGGATGGATTGCGTTCGTTGCATTCATGGACCTGGGCACGGCCTTTCGTTGCTACATTGAACGTCGGAGCTTTCTTGGGGACCATTCGGAAACACAATTTATAGAAG GAGACTATACAATTTCTAGGATATTGGGAATTTACTGCATTCTGAAAGCCGTTGCCTTAGTTCATTGCACGCTATACATACACTACAAACC AGTCGTCAGCATGGGCGGCTGTTCACTGGCGATTACTATGATGCTCTACATTACCGAGGCCTTGTACTTCCGCTCTACAACGCTTAATTTTTACGTTATTTTTCCGTGCGTTCTAAACT CGATAACACTGATGGGATTGCTGTATATTCCTCGGAAGCTGCGACTTTGGGAACATCGAAACGGTTCCGATAACGATGATGAAAACTCACAGTTACTCAAGCAAATGGGTGGCTTTAAGAAGAGGCGGACACATAAGAACAAGACACCGTGA
- the LOC131206865 gene encoding scaffold protein salvador, producing MLSRKSKDKSIKEGVVGKYVKKDTPPEIPIINVWTAEQSKSKLAKARRSSQQLVSNAGQPPGMQTNANNNIPNLQKFGNSKVLTKVGGLGHEGKYTPSSNVPNLAHKFVNLSLNNEQPNVLGSANGCLQGQSGLPPLMLKSAPMDMNSGAVMATDARNNNSHGNYVDIDTIDQILMQQTDVSATAGQYRLHQQQQQQQQQEQQQQQQQHIHQQYLTHFERKYSYNQIHNGNAHRNGFENYGNLLRNGSPGAAPSMANDPTIFIRQFSARQAMQPPQQPQSQPSQSQQANSQTLAQQQPVPTDRHYPIYENQSQLVRSESPIYSNTNSCTIYQNYNSNNSSHQSLYSNVCIGNQQANSSGTSNYLALTQPQTSSQPLYSNVIIGTSEANGITYGEVVLHSARHGVGGGAQRGIGQTNGGTTPGGENGEEELMLPPGWSVDYTLRGRKYYIDHNTKTTHWAHPLDRKALPTGWQRIEASQYGPYFNYITGQGEQTLPYLASCYLTHATPVEIPRPLVQHFSRHNALVPANPYNTEKVPEWLFLYAKSSSEKDHIIKWDMFQLQQLEDFLGMMKKLYRQECNIIVAKYEVIRIQIHSRMQEIRRM from the exons ATGTTGTCCCGTAAGAGTAAGGATAAGTCCATCAAGGAAGGTGTAGTGGGTAAATATGTGAAAAAAGATACACCTCCAGAAATTCCAA TAATCAACGTATGGACAGCAGAGCAAAGCAAAAGTAAATTGGCCAAAGCTCGCCGAAGCTCCCAACAGCTCGTTTCGAACGCTGGGCAACCACCTGGAATGCAAACGAACGCCAATAATAATATTCCAAACTTGCAAAAATTTGGAAACTCTAAGGTATTGACAAAGGTAGGCGGGCTTGGACATGAAGGAAAATACACACCCAGTAGCAATGTTCCGAACTTGGCTCATAAGTTTGTTAATCTGAGCCTGAACAACGAGCAACCGAACGTTCTCGGATCGGCTAATGGATGCCTGCAAGGACAGTCAGGACTGCCGCCTTTAATGTTAAAAAGTGCCCCAATGGACATGAACAGTGGCGCGGTTATGGCGACGGATGCACGAAACAATAATAGCCATGGAAACTACGTGGACATCGACACTATTGATCAAATACTGATGCAACAAACAGATGTGTCCGCTACTGCTGGTCAGTATCGACtacatcagcagcaacaacagcaacaacaacaggaacaacagcagcaacaacaacaacatattcATCAGCAGTATCTCACTCATTTTGAGAGAAAATACTCTTACAATCAGATTCATAATGGTAACGCCCATCGAAATGGCTTCGAAAACTACGGGAATTTGCTCCGCAATGGTAGTCCCGGAGCTGCCCCTAGCATGGCAAACGACCCAACCATTTTCATCCGCCAGTTCTCCGCGCGGCAAGCGATGCAACCtccacaacaaccacaatCACAACCATCACAGTCGCAGCAAGCGAACTCGCAAACTTTGGCCCAACAACAGCCAGTGCCAACCGATCGTCACTATCCGATTTATGAAAATCAATCTCAGCTCGTACGGTCGGAATCGCCGATATACAGTAACACAAACTCTTGCACCATTTACCAGAActacaacagcaacaattCATCGCACCAGTCGCTGTATTCAAATGTTTGTATCGGCAACCAACAGGCGAATTCAAGCGGTACGTCTAACTACCTTGCCTTGACACAACCGCAAACTTCGTCGCAACCATTGTATTCAAATGTGATTATTGGTACAAGTGAAGCGAACGGCATCACCTATGGCGAGGTAGTGCTGCATAGTGCAAGACATGGCGTGGGAGGTGGTGCTCAACGAGGCATTGGGCAGACAAATGGTGGCACCACACCAGGGGGTGAGAACGGAGAAGAAGAGCTGATGCTGCCTCCCGGCTGGTCCGTGGACTACACATTACGCGGAAGAAAATACTACATCGATCACAACACTAAAACCACTCACTGGGCTCATCCATTGGACAGGAAGGCATTACCAACTGGTTGGCAACGGATTGAAGCAAGTCAATATGGACCTTATTTCAA CTATATCACGGGGCAAGGAGAGCAGACATTGCCATATTTAGCATCATGCTATCTTACGCACGCGACTCCAGTTGAGATTCCTCGCCCTTTAGTGCAGCACTTTTCTCGTCACAATGCACTGGTGCCCGCTAATCCGTACAATACCGAAAAAGTTCCTGAATGGCTGTTTCTTTATGCCAAAT CGTCTTCTGAAAAAGATCACATTATTAAGTGGGATATGTTCCAACTACAGCAGTTGGAAGATTTTCTCGGTATGATGAAAAAGTTATACCGGCAGGAATGTAATATTATTGTGGCAAAGTATGAAGTGATTAG gatACAAATACACTCTCGCATGCAAGAGATTCGTCGAATGTGA
- the LOC131206866 gene encoding uncharacterized protein LOC131206866, whose translation MPLFQQPRWLRRLIRRRTNPIPLDRAHLWKKRLSLFYAIVAWNAFGGVCYMVYTGRNDWAKFYGYKTEEESRVPQAVRFAKQLNLPNAKVLKFSGLSKADEYELKELEVIRSTDSSPKEEN comes from the coding sequence ATGCCTCTGTTTCAGCAACCACGTTGGCTACGTAGATTGATTCGGCGTCGAACAAATCCTATTCCTTTGGATCGTGCACATCTGTGGAAGAAACGATTAAGTTTGTTCTACGCTATCGTCGCCTGGAATGCCTTTGGAGGCGTTTGCTACATGGTTTACACCGGGCGCAATGATTGGGCAAAGTTTTATGGCTacaaaacggaagaagaaTCGCGTGTACCGCAAGCCGTCCGATTTGCTAAACAGTTAAATCTCCCAAACGCAAAGGTGCTCAAATTCAGCGGACTTTCCAAGGCAGATGAGTACGAACTGAAAGAGCTCGAAGTAATCCGTTCAACAGACTCGTCtccgaaagaagaaaattaa